GTCGTCCAGATAGCGATCTACCGTGTACTTACCGGCCACGGGGTCGTAAAGATGCCGCTCTTCGACCATAACCTGGGGCTGGATGAAACTGCGTTGAGCCCAGGCCAGTTCGGGCCGGCCGTACTGGGAATCGTCATAGCGGATCTCTTCCCGGCGCTTCTGCCGCCACTCCTGCATGGCGCGCAGCCACGCCGCGTTGTCCTCACCGGCGGCTGGCCCGTGGATGACTTCGTCCGGCGTTGTCAGTTGGACACCCTGCCCCCTTGCGATCGCGGGGAGCAAACACAACAGGCCGATGCCGATTCGCTGCAGGTTTGAAATCATCCAGCGGGGCGACCAGGGTGCGCGGGGTGGATGTCCTCGGTTTCCTGATGGCCCAGGCCTGCTTGCCGCCATCGGGCGCAACCTTCCACTGAATATGCCGGCGTCGAACGCCGGGCCGTCGAGTTCCAGGGCCACGAGGGTATCGATCTCCTGCCGCTCGGCCGGCGGGACGGAAATCTCGACGCCGACGTCCGTCTGTTTGACTGAGGCCGTGCCGCCCGTCAGGACCTTGCTCGAAACGATCTTCTTCGTGAGGGCCGGCAGGGCGATCTTATCGCCTCGCCCAGTCGAATCGCCCGTGGCGACCGGCCACTGGAGAATGTGAACGTAAACGGTGTTGCCTTGGCAAGTGGCGGCGCCCCAGGGTCCCGGTCGCCACGGACCGCCGCGCGTGCTGTAGATGCTTTCGCCGTACTGGCGCAGCCAGTCGCCCATTTCTTTGAGGCGTACGACCTGGCGCGGCTCGATCTCGCCGGTCGGCATCGGGCCGACGTTCAGCAGCAGGTTCCCGTCGCCGCCCGCGCACCGCACCAGGATGTCGATGCACTTTTTGAGGGACTTGATGGTGTCGTTGGGCTTCCACGCCCACTGGGTCCCCAGGGTCATGCAGGTTTCCCACGGCCGCTGATTGTCGAAGCCGCCGATGCGCTGTTCGGGCGTATAGTAATCGGCGTTCGGCCCGATGCTTTCCGGCAGCCCCTGGTGGAAATCGCGTGTCGTATCCAGGCGGTTGTTGATCACGAGGTTTGGTTGAAGCCGCTGCACCAGCGGATAGGTGTTCGCCTGATCCCAGGGCACAGGCTGGCCGTCACAATCGAACCAGAGGATGTCGATCTTGCCGTAATTGCTCAACAGTTCCGTCAGTTCGCCCTGCATCCGTTTGACGAACTCGGCGTTATGCGCCGTCCGGCAGTCGGGGTCGCGCCAGTCCATGGGCGAGAAGTACCAGCCGATCTTCATGTCGGCCTCGTGCGCCGCCGCCGCCAGTTCGCCGCAGACGTCGCGCTTGAACGGCGTCTGGGAGATGTTGTAGTCCGAGACCTTGGAGGGCCACAGCAGGAAACCGTCGCAGTGCTTGGCCGTCAGGACCATGTATTTCATGCCGGCGGCCCTGGCGATGGCGACCCATTCGTCGCCGCTGAACTTGACGGGGTTGAACTCCTTGTAGAGGTTGTCGTACACCTCGACGGGAATCGGTCCCTTGTTGGGACACTTGGGATTCGAATTGGCGCGAGACCAACTGATCTCGGTCCCCTTCAGGCTCACCGGCCCCCAGTGGATGAACATGCCGAACCGCGCCTCGCGCCACCATTGCATGCGCTCCTCGCGCGAGGGCGGAGGGGGGGCCGCCTTGGAAGCGTCCGCGGCCGGCTCGGCGCCGCAGGCCAGGCCGCAACCGAATAACACGAAAACCAGGAAACCGAAGAATCTCTGCATAACCGCTCCTTTCAAGGCTTTTTGTAACCGCTTAATGCCATCCGGCAATGGAAAGTTTCAGCGAAATTAAACTCCCGGCGGGCGTCCACGGGAAATTCCGCGGAGGATGTTTCAAATCCCTCTCCCCTGGTGGGAGAGGGATAGGGTGAGGGGGAAGGAAACGACGAATAATGAATAGCGAACAAGGAACCGCAAAACGCCGAAGGGAAAGGCCAAACGACCGGCCGTCGTCGGCCGTGCGGTCGTTCCTTCGCCCTTCTGCGGTTCGGTGTTCCTTGTTCATCATTCGTTGTTTCTCCACCCTTACCCCTCCCCTCTCCCATCAAGCGGAACGTCCCGCCGGGGGGAGAGGGGGGTTATGAAAACAGTTTCTTAGTCGGTTTTCCGTCGCTTCGTCGGCCGTTTCGACCTCGCCCCATGCCCGGGCCGCTTGCGTTTTCGGCCCCGAAGCGCGCGTGCCCCTTGCTTGCCGAAGAGCGCTTGGCGCCGCAGCAGATGGTGATAGTGCTGGGCGAACCGGTGGGCCTCGTCGCGCACCGCCTGGAGGATCTTGAGCGCGGGGTTGGTTCGGGGGAGGCGCAGCGGCTGGCGTTCGGCCTTCTCGAGGACGAACACCTCCTCCTCGCGCTTGGCCAGGGATACCAGCAGGGGCCGCTTCGCGCCCGTTCGGCGAATGGCATCGTCGGCGGCGTGCAACTGCCCCGGCCCCCCGTCCACGAGCACGACGTCCGGAAGGACCGACAGTTCCTCCACGAGGCGGCTGAAGCGCCGGAACACCACCTCGCCGATCATCGCGAAATCGTCCTGGCCCGCGACCGTCTTGATGCGGAATCGCCGGTAGCCCGCCTTGAACGGCCGGCCGTCGATGAACGGGACGATGGCGCCGACGGCTTCGCGCTCGCCCAGGTTGGCGATGTCCACGCCCTCGATGCTGCGGAGCGGGGCGGCGGACCCGAGGAGGCGCCCGAGTTCCGCCATGCCTTCCGCCGGGTCGAACGTCGGCGCGAAGACCTCCGGCTGGAGGTGCTCCTCGACCCGTCCGCGTTCGGCCAGCGCCTCGATGGCGCGGAGTTGATCGCGGACGGCGGCCGCCTCCTCGAACCGCAGGCGCTTGGCCAGGTCCTTCATCTCGCGCGCGAGGCTGCGCACCACCTGGGTCCGCTTGCCCTCGAGGAATCGCCTCAGGTGCTGGATGCCCCGCCGGTACGCGTCCCGGTCGATGTGGCCCGCGCACGGGGCCGTGCACCGCTTGATGGAATACAGAATGCACGGGCGGTTGAACCGCAGGCGCGGATCATCCGCCCGAATGTCCAGGCGGCACGTCCGGAAACGGAAAATCTTCTGGAGTTCGCCGATGGCGGCCCGCAGGCCCGCCGCGCTCGTGAACGGCCCGTAGAGTTTGGTCCCTTTCGGCTGGGGCGCACGCGTGAAGGTCACGCCCGGAAAATCCTCGCGCACCGTAATCTCCAGGTACGGAAACGTCTTGTCGTCCGTCAGGCGGGTGTTGTAGCGCGGGTGGATGTCCTTGATGAGCCGTGCTTCCTCGAGGAGCGCGTCAATCTCGCTCTCGGCCGCAAGGACCTCGATGTCGGCCACCTCGGCGACCATCTGCTCCTTCTTGGCGCCGAGGTCCGCCGACGGTTGGAAGTATTGGAGGACCCGGCTCCTCAGGTCGGCGGCTTTGCCGACGTAGATGACCCGCCCCCGGTCGTCCTTCATTAGATACACCCCTGGCGCCTTGGGGAACGTTCGGACCTTCTCAACCAGCGCCTCGCGGTCCATCGGGCTTTCTCCGGGGCCGGCCGCCCACCTAACGCTACTTTGTCAACTCCGCCCCTCGACAGGTAAGCGGAGGCGCGGTGGCCATTCTTGGCCACCGCGCGGCGGGCAAGAATGCCCGCCGCGCTATCCCCTCTCTCGGGGGCGCGAAGTTGACAAAGTAGCACTAAGCATAGGGCGCCGGCGGGCGGAGTTCAACATTCGGGGTTTCCTGATGCCGAGGGCTAAGAGGCTGTTTCAATTCCCTCTCCCCTGGTGGGAGAGGGCTAGGGTGAGGGGGCATGGAAGGTTTTTCACCCTCACCCCTGCCCCCTCTCCCATCAAGGGCGAGGGGGGTCATGAACCCCCAAAGAAAACGGGCCGGAGGCGGAAACCTCCGGCCCGTTGAGGCGGTCAGAGTCGCTTGGCTAGGCCTTGCTCTTCCGCCGGCGCAGGAGCGCACCCATGCCGCCGAGGGCCAACAGCGACAGCGTGGCGGGCTCGGGGCAGTTGTAAATGCCTGTGTCGAGCACCATATCCGGCGTAGACCCGGTGCAGTCAAACGTGAATTTCACGAAGTCCACGTCCGTGAAGTCAATACCGGTAAAGTCCTCGTACAGAACCCGCACCTCCATTCCATCTCCGCCGCCAAAATGACCACACCCGAGCAGGGTCCCCAGGACGGTGCCGACGACGTCAACTGTCACGGAGTCGGTCGCCTCATCCGACGTGCCCTTTCCGCTGGTGACGGTGACTGTCATGGGGACGGCGTCGGGGATGTTCTTGTGGTTGACAATGACCACAAACACCTCCCTGGACTCCTCCAGCAAGTCGGCGTTGAGTTGTCCGCCGGTGCCGGAATACTCCAGGCTCCACGTAGCGTGCCCGCCGTGGGCCTGGTAATCTATCAGATGACACGGGTGCTGGAGCGTAGGGGAGCCGTCCGCCACGGTCAGAGTAGAATACCTCTGCCCGCCCAGGATGTCGTACGGCAGCGGGCCGGTGTCAAGGTCCGTCTTGGACCCGGATGCGGTTAACGTCCAATCCGGACCGGACTGTAAATTGTCGATCAGAATCCGGGATTCCAAGTCTGCGCAAACCGTCACCGGAAATGCCAACATCCCGAGGATCGTCACCAAAACCGAGGCACGCATAACAGTTCCTTGCAAGCGTCCGTTCCTTGTCGTATCTGATCTCATGTCTGCTTCTCCCTATTGTTGTTGCGTCCGAAGACTTTTCGACTCTCGCTTGCCAAAGTATAACACGGATTTGCGGAAAGTCAAGAAAAAAATCGCATTTATCTTAAAGCGTTAAGAAGAAACCATAAGAAGACTCTTGCACCACGGCTCGGAAGAGGCGTAAGTTCTTTCCGAAAAGAGACTTAGGGGATTTTGCGGGGGGAACGTTTGGGTTTATGGTCGGGACCCTGCTGGACGCCCTGTGGACGTTGGGTCGGAAGTAACTGGGCACCTTGAAGATACCCGCCCGGGTGCCAGGCCTCAGATCCGGATGCCCCAATAGATGCCGACGTAGAGGCTGAGGAGGGCGATGGCGATGCCGCCCATCACGTCGAAGAAGCGTCGCCCGAATTCGAAGCGGGCCCAGGTGAAATAGACGACCAGCGCCGCCAGCGTCGTCAGGCCGAGCGCCCAGTCGCCCACCTCGCGCGGCTGGCGCCAGACGTCGCTGGCAAACGTCGGTGAGAGCGCCAGCGCGGCCGCGAATCCTGTGCCGAGAAGGGCCAGAATGACCGAACAGGCGCGCGCGGGCCCGGCCAATTGAAAAATCTCCCCCCGGATCGCCCGCAGCCGATTGCCCACCCCCAGCCAGGCGAGCGCGCTGAACGTCACCACGGCCGCGTTCATGTTGATGCGGTGCGGGTCCCATGCCGTCGGATGGACTTTGTTGTGCCAGACGGCGAGGATCGCGAGCGTCACCATGACGACCGCCGGGTACAACATCTCTCCGCGAAGCCACACGAACGACCACGCCAGGAAGACGGCGGCCATGATCATGAGCATGATGAGCGAGGCCGTCAGATGGAGGCGGAAGTTGGTCAGGATGGCGCCGATAAAGCAGGAGAACACGGCCAGCGTGAAAATGGTGGTGGAGGCGCGCCGCTCCTCGCGATAGAGGTGCGACACGCGCGCGAGGAGGGCCATGAACTTCGCCTCGTACAGGTACACGATCAGGTGCGCCGCGCCGTAGCCTCCCACCGCGTAGATCAAGTAGGCGTACAGATCCTGCGTGTGGCTGAAGAGACCGAGGTAGGCGGTGGCCAGGATGCCGAAGCAGTAGAAGAGGAATGTCCGTGCCGTGTGGCGGACGAGCCACATCGAGAGCAGGAACGCCAACAGAACCGCCAGCCAACCGATGAGTCCCCACAGGGGCCCCAGCACGATGGCGGTCGGGCTCGCGCCGTCGATGAGGCGCTCCGCGTAGGCGCG
This Planctomycetota bacterium DNA region includes the following protein-coding sequences:
- a CDS encoding PEP-CTERM sorting domain-containing protein; this encodes MQGTVMRASVLVTILGMLAFPVTVCADLESRILIDNLQSGPDWTLTASGSKTDLDTGPLPYDILGGQRYSTLTVADGSPTLQHPCHLIDYQAHGGHATWSLEYSGTGGQLNADLLEESREVFVVIVNHKNIPDAVPMTVTVTSGKGTSDEATDSVTVDVVGTVLGTLLGCGHFGGGDGMEVRVLYEDFTGIDFTDVDFVKFTFDCTGSTPDMVLDTGIYNCPEPATLSLLALGGMGALLRRRKSKA
- a CDS encoding excinuclease ABC subunit UvrC, with the protein product MDREALVEKVRTFPKAPGVYLMKDDRGRVIYVGKAADLRSRVLQYFQPSADLGAKKEQMVAEVADIEVLAAESEIDALLEEARLIKDIHPRYNTRLTDDKTFPYLEITVREDFPGVTFTRAPQPKGTKLYGPFTSAAGLRAAIGELQKIFRFRTCRLDIRADDPRLRFNRPCILYSIKRCTAPCAGHIDRDAYRRGIQHLRRFLEGKRTQVVRSLAREMKDLAKRLRFEEAAAVRDQLRAIEALAERGRVEEHLQPEVFAPTFDPAEGMAELGRLLGSAAPLRSIEGVDIANLGEREAVGAIVPFIDGRPFKAGYRRFRIKTVAGQDDFAMIGEVVFRRFSRLVEELSVLPDVVLVDGGPGQLHAADDAIRRTGAKRPLLVSLAKREEEVFVLEKAERQPLRLPRTNPALKILQAVRDEAHRFAQHYHHLLRRQALFGKQGARALRGRKRKRPGHGARSKRPTKRRKTD